TCAGCAGAAAGTGGAATGATTTCAGAAAATCTGGTCTCAGTAGTATCTCTCTATTTAATTTATAAATCGTATTGATTGATTTTATTTGCTTTAAACATTGTGTAAGAAATGCTTACGATTTTACTCAAATGATGCACGGTTATTTAATTTAAATTCCTTCGCAAGATGAAATAAGGTGGTCACGTATATAAAATAAATTTTGATATGTCTGAATGTTATTTTTATTTCAAACAAACTTTTTGAACTTTCTGCTTTTTACTAATCAGGTAAGCGGAAGGAACAGGAGGCGTATATGGATATTTTGAAAATTTTTACCCTGTTTGTGATGATGACTACGGGAATTTCGGTGTCACAGGCGACCACTTCTGTTGTGCGAAATGATTCATTGTCTGTACATGGTTTTGATTTTACAAACGAGAACACGCTAAAAGCTGCTAAAGATATATATGGTGCGTGTTACAGACTGGAGGAACCTCTTTTTATTGATTTAAGTGCTGAAGGTCATGGTGTCGCCGGAAAATTAAGCTGGGTTTCGAAAGTAAGATTCACGCTTGCTCAAAGTAAGGTTATTTCTCCACAAAGACTCAGAGCAAAGAACACCACTGATGGTGTTACCTGGATTAACGATGGGTTATATTCTTTTGGAAACCGGAAAACATGGAGTACGTTATTACCAAGTAATTCTACTGACCCTCACACTCTGACATTTCAGGATGGTTGGGAAGTTTCAACAAAAGGGGTAAATAATAATACCGTTTACACTCGTGTTAATATCCCAACCAGGAATTTACAGACTCTTGAGTTCATTTTCACATCTCAGGCAAATGACAATGATGTACATATAATGTTTGAGCGTCAACCGGGCACCAACTATATGAAGAATACCGGTATCTGGCGTCCGAATAACGGCGATGTGGTGCCTGAGCTTGACGCGGATCCGGCAAACAAAATAGGGGTAGGAGATTTTCTTACATCATCTGCGCCTTATGCGGGTTTTAATTTGGTAAGAACGGAACGTATTAGATTCCATGGTCGTCAGTATAACGCTTCACCTTCAGTTATAACGATGGGTGCGTATGAAGTGGATTTCACAGTCGAACCCGATACTGCAAAGTATGGTTTTACAGCAGAACAATTTGATGCCGCTTGTAAATGATACAAAAAGTAATTTACATCGTTTTTTGTTTAATGATATGGAGCTGGGGAGTTCAGGCAGCAGAAACAGTAAACAATAAATATGACTGTTTTGAACTTGCTGGACGAGATGCAAATATTGACCCGATGTTACTTAGAGCAGTGGCATGGCAGGAGTCGGGGCTCAATTACAGAATAACTGGCAGTAATGCTCTTGCTGGCTTTGGTAAAGGCTATGGCTATGGTTTGATGCAAATAGATAGCCAGCACCTGCTATTTTTAAAAAAGTACGGTATAACAAAAGAAAATTTAATTAATGATATATGTCTGAACATTTATGTTGGTGCATATATTATGGCGGTAGCATTCAATAAATTCGGTGAAAACTGGAAAGCTGTAGGTGCATACAATGCCGGATTTAAAGAAAATAGTAAGCAACAAGAAAGGAGAACCCTGTATGCAAGGAAAGTGCATGCAACATACCAGTATTTGAAAAAACTTAAGTAGTTTCAACGATTCTTTATTAATACTTTAAAATTGCAGCGTAAATACGGAGTGACTGTATGTTTATCGAAATGAACTCGATCCTGGAAAATTATAAGGGATATTTTCTTAAAAAGGCAGATAAGTATAAAGAGATCAAACAACAGCGTGGTATGACTCTACTGGAAATTATCATTGTACTAGGTATTATTGGTACTATTGCTGCCGGGGTTGTAATCCTTGCTCAGCGGGCATTTGATAGTCGTGCTATTTCTGATTTAGTGAGTAATACGAATACTGTACGTATTGCAGTTAAGGATGCTTACCAGCGGGAAGGGAATTATCCGGCTGCTAATACTGCACAGGTCATTGCTTATGATGCGGACAGCATTAAGGATAGTACAGCCAGTACGACAATCATTGCCAGACTGGTTCAGCTGGGAAAAATCTCTGTAGATGAAGCCCGCAATGGTATTTCAAATGATTATCTTAATATTGGTGGCGCTATAACCAGTACTGGTGCGACGACAGATAAAGGTTTTGTTATTGAAATTAATGGCCTTGATCAGAGTCAGTGCCGTAGCGTTATTTCTCAGGTCGGTAATAACTGGGATTATGTTGCCACAGTGACTGCACCAGCAGGAAGCTATACCGTAAATGGTAGTAATTTCGATATGACAACAGCAGCGGTAGCTGCTCCAACTTCCGCCCAGGCGGTTCTGCGTTCACTTGATACTACAACAGGTAGTCAGACTATCACAGCTGCAATGACAGCGGCGGTGTGCTCTGATGACAGCAGTAATGGTGTAATTCTGGGAAGCCGTTAATCATCCGGGGAGTTTCATTCAAAAAATGAAACTCCCATGCGAGATAACATAATTAATATCTATCATATTTTGTCAGGGTGTTTAACTTGAAACATATATCAAATCGTGGATCAATCCTGATTGAGGTTATTATAGCTATTGCTATCATTGGTATGGTTATGCTAGCTGCAGCTGAATATGCCAGAAAAGAAATAGATAAAGTACACCGACAAAATATATCTGACATCATTGTTAAGGAAATTTCCTCTTTTCTGGCGTTTATAAATCACTATGAGCTTGAAGTATATAAAGCAGATGGAACAACAGAAAAGAGGATAAATCCACTTTATGATATTCCCTCTCCAGGTACATCAGACTCACGGCCTGATTATTATAAAAATCGACTTCTGACAAAAATGGAGGATGATTTAAGTAACAATTTATCAAATTTTATCAACTGGGGAAGTTATAAAGCAGGAGGGACGAGCGCTGAGAGAAATTTTTTTCTTGACAGTGCTTGTGGTGGTACAGGTGCTGATTCAATTCCTGTAAACAAAACATCTGGAATGAAGTTTGTTAATCAATTTCTAAGTTGTGAACGGAAATGGGAAAATAGTGAGTTTGACATTGAACGTGTAGATTTAATTGGCGACCAACGCACCGGTAGTATTGATCGAGTTGATTTTTTTCTTTCTTTCAATGAAATAACAGAAAATAACGGTTTTGAGCTTTTTAATTATGTAACAAGTCTTGAGAGAGCCTTTGACAAGGCTGGCTATTTTGTTGCAGGCGCATACTTAATCAGCAGGAATAAAGGTGGGGCAGCGCAAAACTGGGAGCTTGTAAAGAATGGCACAGGTACACCACCTCCAAGAGTGGATGTGATGAAACCAGACGGTTATGATTTTCTTGGCAGACTTCCCCGTAATCTTCAATATGGCATCAGATTGAGTATGAAGGCGGACGGAATGAACCTGAAAGCAGATGGTTCGGTGAATGCAGAAAAATTATGCTGGGATCCTGTCAGCGATGCTCCGGTGATTTGCATTGCATCAAATAAATACAGTACTCATGATGATCCCATGCTTAGTGCTACTGTTTCTCCGGGGCAGGATCCAGCATCACTTTCTGTTAAGGACCTTATTTTTAATAATGGGGTAGGAACTAAACCTGATGGAACGACGTATAATAAATACAGTACTGTTCCTGTGATTGATTACGTAAGTTTTACTGGTGAAAACAAGGCAAATATTAAAGTATCGGATAATTACTCTGCAAATGTTAACGATGAAGAAGGATTCATTAGACGTGATATACAAATATGTCCTTTAAATCCTGAAGGCGATGAAAGCAATCCCGGTAAGCCAAAGCGGTTGTACCCGAGAATGGCTGTGGCGTTATCATCATTTGTTGGGGAGTCTCTTGATAATAACAGTAAAACAATGTTGGATTCCGATCTTAGCAAGCTTAAATCTAATCGTAATAAGTTATCTTTGCTAAAAGGGCAGGAAATTGATCAGATAAAGGGTATTGTTATTCAGGTTAACCAGTCGACAATAAATAAGCCATCAGGTGAATGGTTAATTTCAGCAAGTACAGGGCTTAAAAATGATGGGACGGGTGCTTACAATATCATTAACCCAAAATCATTATCTTTGCTTGTGACAACCTGGTGCAGTACGGAAGAACAGGACTCATTGCCATAAAAGAGGTCTGTATATCGTTATTTTTCATCTGAGAATGAAACGTTTTGAAACCAGTATAAGGATAAATAAAGTGAATCTTATGTACAAGAAAATCACTGCCCCCGTTGTGGCGTTACTTTCATTTATTACCATTACTGGTGCACTGGCATCACGAGATATGGAAATGAAACCGTTGGCGACTACACCAATGACAGAGTCTGTCGCAGGTAATGACTACAGACCGAACAGCCCGTTTAGTGTTGACCGTCAAAAGAAATCTGACAGCAATACTGATGCTATAAGTATGACGTCTGAAAGCAAATCTCTGTTACTCAGAAAAGATGGCCTTTTGAGTAAAGAACTGGAGTTATGGGTAAATAAGAATGGATATACTCTCCTGTGGAACAGTAACCGGGATTATATTATCTACAATACCATTACACTTCACGCTGACAGTTTTGATAATGTCCTGAATGAACTCGGCAAATTGTTTGATTCCGAGAACTACGGACTGGTGATTAAACAGTACGAAGTGAATAAAGTCATAATTATTGATGCGCAATAAGTGAAAGGTTAAGGATAATATGAAACTCAAAATTTTATTTGTTGCCTGTATTTTAGCATTACAGGGATGTGCAGGATCATTCGATAAGAAATTTTCTGATAATGATTTTCTGAAAGAGAATAATATTCATGACACCAGTGATTACAAACAGAAGCCTTACATAAAATACAACAAAGCTTTTCTTGGTAAGAAAACAGTTTACAGCGAGAAACAAAAAAAATTACTGAATAAAAGAGTCAGCATCAGTACTTATGAGCAGACTCCGCTACGTACATTGCTGGAGGCAGTCAGTCAGCAGGTGGGTAGTAGTTATAAAATTGATGAGGTGGTGCCTGGCGCGAAGAATGAATCTGTAGCGAATGAGTCAATGAATATAAATTTTGACGGTACGTTGGCAGAATTTATTCGATATGTTTCAGCGCTTTATGACATGGATGTTGAACTGACTGATGAAAATATTATCCGGGCTTCGGCTTATAGTACTTATGCTATAAACCTGGATTTTTACGGACAGGATAATAAATTTGAAACTGCGATGGATTTGTCCGGCAATGAAGCAACTTCATCCGGTGGATTGACTGGTAAGTCAGAAATTAAATTCCAGTCGACTTTCTGGACTGATGTGGAGGATATGGTTAAAAAATATGTGTCTTCCGGCACGTATAATATTTTCAAGGATGCTTCAGTACTGACATTTTCAGCCAGGCCTTCGGAGTATCGTTCGTTACTTAAAGTTTTGAATGAATACCAGAAGCTCAATAGCAGGCAATATATTGTTTCTTATATGATTTTTGTTTTAGATAAGAACAAGGTTAACGCACTGAAAGGGGGCGCAAGTCTTAGCTATAAAAACGGTGGAACCACTATAGGGATTAATACCTCTCTCCTGCAGACAATTGCTGGTGGGGTGACGATAGGACGTGACTTTTACAGTGGAACGGACCCTAAATTAAATATTGGGGCCCAGCTCGAAGCTACTTACCAACTGACAGGCAGCAAAATTCTGCAGAAAGGGACCTTTGTGACCCGTAATAATACTCCAATTCCATTAAACCTGACGAATTCACAGTATTTTATTTCAGGCAGAACAACTACAATGAATGATAATTTTGCAAACACGGACGTGGAAACATCGCAGATTATTACCGGAACCAGTTTTTTCCTGACACCCCGGGCATTATCGGATGGGCGGATTGAGGTGGCCAGTGGTTTCACTAAAAAAGTCCTGAACTCAATCGATGTTCTGGATAATGTTCAGTTACCAAATGTCAGCACTTCAGAAATGTTTAATACCTCGGTTGTTTCTCCGGGAAGCCTGGTTGTTGTCGCTCGCTATGATTCTGGGCAGGAAACCGATCAGCGTAGCGCCATGCTGCTTGGTGGTGGGCTGGATAAAGAAAACTCAGACAGTACCATTCTGATGGTTGTGGGTATTGATAACTATAAGGTACCTTTCGTTGAGCAGTAAGATGAAAGCACAGTACCTGCTCCCCGGTTTTATCTGGCTGCCTGACAAAGATTCAGGTCGTAAAGCTTATATGCTGAAACTGGATAAGGAGTTTAAAAACCATTTCAGTTATGTCGAGAGTAAGCAGAACAAACAAAGGGGT
The Salmonella bongori NCTC 12419 DNA segment above includes these coding regions:
- a CDS encoding transglycosylase SLT domain-containing protein — protein: MIWSWGVQAAETVNNKYDCFELAGRDANIDPMLLRAVAWQESGLNYRITGSNALAGFGKGYGYGLMQIDSQHLLFLKKYGITKENLINDICLNIYVGAYIMAVAFNKFGENWKAVGAYNAGFKENSKQQERRTLYARKVHATYQYLKKLK
- a CDS encoding type IV pilus major pilin, producing MFIEMNSILENYKGYFLKKADKYKEIKQQRGMTLLEIIIVLGIIGTIAAGVVILAQRAFDSRAISDLVSNTNTVRIAVKDAYQREGNYPAANTAQVIAYDADSIKDSTASTTIIARLVQLGKISVDEARNGISNDYLNIGGAITSTGATTDKGFVIEINGLDQSQCRSVISQVGNNWDYVATVTAPAGSYTVNGSNFDMTTAAVAAPTSAQAVLRSLDTTTGSQTITAAMTAAVCSDDSSNGVILGSR
- a CDS encoding TcpQ domain-containing protein produces the protein MYKKITAPVVALLSFITITGALASRDMEMKPLATTPMTESVAGNDYRPNSPFSVDRQKKSDSNTDAISMTSESKSLLLRKDGLLSKELELWVNKNGYTLLWNSNRDYIIYNTITLHADSFDNVLNELGKLFDSENYGLVIKQYEVNKVIIIDAQ